A stretch of the Bradyrhizobium arachidis genome encodes the following:
- a CDS encoding LysR family transcriptional regulator: MELHQLRCFVAAAEQLHFGRAAQQVQMLPSALGRQIKLLEEDLGTRLFARTTRAVSLTDDGASLLRDARAILARVEAVESSLRNRSRTQGARRLRVGAIDSAAAGLLPSLLRDFRAKHPEVAVQLLEEKTIRLLPKILSGALDLAFVRPPDRADKRLEFQPLLMETAIVAFPQRHALAKRKSVSLADIADEPMIVPDRRSRPHSHDLTMKLFEEAALAPRVVQVADEKQTIINLVATRLGIAIVPRWTTRMAIPGVKFLPLRLKGSGPAGRLPLAAAWLRGSRDPARDAMLSVLEAKLRSYAKDA, encoded by the coding sequence ATGGAATTGCACCAGCTCCGATGCTTCGTGGCAGCCGCCGAGCAGTTGCATTTCGGCCGCGCCGCGCAGCAGGTCCAGATGCTGCCGTCCGCGCTCGGGCGTCAGATCAAGCTGCTCGAGGAGGATCTGGGGACACGGCTGTTCGCCCGGACCACCCGCGCGGTATCGTTGACCGATGACGGCGCGTCGCTGCTCCGCGACGCGCGCGCCATTCTTGCTCGCGTGGAGGCCGTCGAGAGCAGCCTGCGCAACCGCTCGCGCACGCAAGGTGCGCGGCGCCTGCGCGTCGGCGCGATCGACAGCGCCGCCGCGGGCTTGTTGCCGTCCCTGCTGCGGGATTTTCGCGCAAAGCATCCTGAAGTCGCCGTCCAGCTCCTGGAGGAGAAGACCATCCGGCTCTTGCCAAAAATCCTGTCCGGCGCACTCGATCTTGCCTTCGTTCGTCCGCCCGATCGGGCGGACAAGCGGCTCGAATTCCAGCCGCTGCTGATGGAGACCGCCATCGTCGCCTTTCCGCAGCGGCATGCGCTCGCCAAGCGGAAATCGGTGTCGCTCGCTGACATCGCCGATGAACCGATGATCGTGCCCGACCGGCGCTCGCGCCCGCACAGCCACGATCTGACGATGAAGCTGTTCGAGGAGGCCGCGCTCGCGCCGCGTGTCGTGCAGGTCGCGGATGAGAAGCAGACCATCATCAATCTCGTCGCGACCCGGCTTGGCATCGCCATCGTGCCGCGCTGGACGACGCGGATGGCGATCCCGGGCGTCAAATTCCTGCCGCTCAGGTTGAAGGGAAGCGGTCCCGCCGGCCGGTTGCCGCTCGCGGCCGCGTGGCTGCGCGGCTCGCGCGACCCCGCGCGCGACGCGATGCTGTCGGTCCTCGAAGCGAAGCTTCGCAGTTACGCGAAGGACGCTTGA
- a CDS encoding SDR family NAD(P)-dependent oxidoreductase produces MAESSHDDGKPERYVRPLSAESSGTAPGRGRLNGRRILIVGGGQRVFDAATDPIGNGRAMSVLCAREGAHVAVADVNRASAEDTVARIAAEGGRATAVAADVTAEADVISMIDEAHRVMGGLDGMVLNIGTFGKIGLDNVSTDEWNRIYDVNVRGPMLCCRAALPRFEKGGSIVFISSIAALRAGSQMAVYDSSKAALGGLMRNIAHLGARNGIRANLVYPGLVDTPNGREAGAGRPSRGKGHIPFGRQATGWEIAYAVLFFLSNESVYVTAQTLAVDSGLSGM; encoded by the coding sequence ATGGCGGAGAGCTCACACGACGACGGCAAGCCGGAACGCTATGTGCGTCCGCTCAGCGCGGAATCGTCGGGCACCGCGCCGGGCCGGGGCCGGCTCAACGGACGTCGCATCCTGATCGTCGGCGGCGGTCAGCGCGTCTTCGATGCGGCGACCGATCCGATCGGCAATGGCCGTGCCATGAGCGTTCTCTGCGCCCGCGAGGGCGCGCATGTCGCGGTTGCCGACGTCAACCGCGCGTCCGCCGAGGATACGGTTGCGCGCATCGCGGCTGAAGGCGGCCGCGCAACGGCTGTGGCGGCCGACGTCACGGCGGAGGCCGACGTCATCAGCATGATCGACGAAGCCCATCGCGTCATGGGCGGTCTTGATGGCATGGTCCTCAACATCGGCACTTTCGGCAAGATCGGGCTCGATAATGTCAGCACCGACGAGTGGAACAGGATCTACGACGTCAACGTGCGCGGGCCGATGCTGTGCTGCCGGGCGGCGCTGCCAAGATTCGAGAAGGGCGGCTCGATCGTGTTCATCTCCTCGATCGCGGCACTTCGCGCCGGCTCCCAGATGGCGGTCTACGATTCGTCCAAGGCGGCGCTTGGCGGCCTGATGCGCAACATCGCCCATCTCGGCGCGCGCAACGGCATCCGGGCGAACCTCGTCTATCCCGGCCTCGTGGACACGCCGAACGGCCGCGAGGCCGGCGCCGGCCGTCCCTCGCGCGGCAAGGGCCATATTCCCTTCGGCCGCCAGGCGACCGGCTGGGAGATCGCCTATGCCGTGCTGTTCTTCCTGTCGAATGAAAGTGTCTATGTCACCGCGCAGACGCTTGCGGTCGACAGCGGGCTGAGCGGGATGTAG
- a CDS encoding flavin reductase family protein, with protein sequence MNMQTIDPKRFRSVMGTFPTGVAIVATEWEGDLFGATINSLTSVSLQPCMLLVCTNEGSATGAAIRQRGLFSVNILGQHQSELSARFTGKLESRFDDLSIAFSADGLPLLQGAAAQLCCRVAAVHKAGDHDIILGEVLSGEEAACNPLVFHKGSYGGFQRG encoded by the coding sequence ATGAACATGCAGACCATCGATCCCAAGCGCTTCCGCTCCGTGATGGGCACCTTCCCGACCGGCGTCGCCATCGTCGCGACGGAGTGGGAGGGCGACCTGTTCGGCGCGACCATCAACTCGCTGACGTCGGTGTCGCTGCAACCCTGCATGCTGCTCGTTTGTACCAATGAAGGCAGCGCGACGGGCGCGGCGATCCGGCAGCGCGGATTGTTCTCGGTGAACATCCTCGGCCAGCATCAGTCCGAGCTGTCGGCGCGTTTCACTGGGAAGCTCGAGAGCCGGTTCGACGATTTATCCATTGCCTTTAGCGCCGACGGCCTGCCGCTGCTGCAGGGCGCCGCGGCCCAACTCTGCTGCCGGGTCGCGGCCGTCCACAAGGCGGGCGATCACGACATCATTTTGGGCGAGGTGCTGTCGGGCGAGGAAGCCGCCTGCAATCCGCTGGTGTTTCACAAGGGCAGCTACGGCGGTTTCCAGCGTGGCTAA
- a CDS encoding carboxymuconolactone decarboxylase family protein, with the protein MARLPLIDPEATSGDIRASFDRMPVKLNIFRMMAHAEANMIPAMRLGNSILHKQKLSAVNRELLILQAAQLEGGAYEWRQHVPIALGVGVTQSQIDAVERGDYADASLNAAEQALLVFGREVVEKVRVQETAFAGMRKHFSDQEIVESIVALGFYMMMARLTEATETDLDPAAGMKVYDGGKKRS; encoded by the coding sequence GTGGCAAGGCTGCCCCTGATTGACCCGGAGGCGACGAGCGGCGACATCCGCGCGTCCTTCGACCGCATGCCGGTCAAGCTCAACATTTTTCGCATGATGGCGCATGCCGAAGCCAACATGATCCCGGCGATGCGGCTCGGCAATTCCATCCTGCACAAGCAGAAGCTCAGTGCCGTCAATCGCGAGCTCCTGATCCTGCAGGCCGCGCAGCTCGAAGGCGGCGCCTATGAATGGCGCCAGCACGTGCCGATCGCGCTCGGCGTTGGCGTCACCCAGAGCCAGATTGACGCTGTGGAGCGCGGCGACTATGCCGACGCGTCGTTGAACGCCGCCGAGCAGGCGCTGCTGGTGTTCGGCCGGGAGGTCGTCGAGAAGGTGCGGGTGCAGGAGACCGCCTTTGCTGGCATGCGCAAGCACTTCAGCGACCAGGAGATCGTGGAATCGATCGTCGCGCTTGGTTTCTACATGATGATGGCGCGCCTCACCGAGGCGACCGAGACTGATCTCGATCCCGCCGCGGGCATGAAGGTGTATGACGGCGGCAAAAAACGGAGCTGA
- a CDS encoding 4-hydroxyphenylacetate 3-hydroxylase N-terminal domain-containing protein yields MAGKAAAMAIPPEHTGNVKVTKPQTGAEYLESLRDDRAVYIYGERVKDVTTHPAFRNTARMTARLYDALHDDKRKDKLLVPTDTGNGGVTHAFFKAPKTMDDLLAGRSAIAEWARITYGWMGRAPDYKAAFLATLGANADFYDPYQDNAKRWYKFSQERVPFINHAIIHPPVDRDRPPNEVADVCCHIEKETDAGLIVSGAKVVATGSVLTNYTFVAHHGLIPLQDKKFAVVFMVPTNAPGVKFICRTSYEMSASVMGSPFDYPISSRLDENDAVFILDKVLVPWENVFVYGDIEKANNFFPRTGFLPRFVVHGCTRLAVKLDFISGLLLKATEAAGTKDYRGVQANVGEVIAWRNLFWSLSDAMVRDPKPWIGDYVLPNMDPGNAYQIIATMAYTKVKYLIEQTVASGLIYLNSHSSDFKNGEIRPYLDRYLRGSNGYKAEERVKLLKLLWDCLGSEFGGRHELYEINYGGSTEEIRRYCLFGAQASGNADRFKGFAEDCMAEYDLDGWKVPDLTDPGELSYHMMKK; encoded by the coding sequence GGTCAAGGACGTCACCACGCACCCGGCCTTCCGCAACACCGCGCGCATGACCGCGCGCCTCTACGACGCGCTGCACGACGACAAGCGCAAGGACAAGCTGTTGGTGCCGACCGACACCGGCAATGGCGGCGTGACGCATGCCTTCTTCAAGGCACCCAAGACCATGGACGACCTCCTCGCCGGTCGCAGCGCGATCGCCGAATGGGCCAGGATCACCTATGGCTGGATGGGCCGCGCGCCCGACTACAAGGCCGCGTTCCTGGCAACGCTGGGCGCCAATGCCGATTTCTACGATCCGTACCAGGACAACGCAAAACGCTGGTACAAATTCAGCCAGGAGCGCGTGCCCTTCATCAACCACGCCATCATTCATCCGCCTGTTGATCGCGATCGTCCGCCGAACGAAGTCGCCGACGTCTGCTGTCATATCGAGAAGGAGACCGATGCCGGCCTGATCGTGTCAGGCGCAAAGGTTGTCGCGACCGGATCGGTGCTGACCAACTACACTTTTGTCGCGCATCACGGCCTGATCCCGCTGCAGGACAAGAAATTCGCGGTCGTGTTCATGGTGCCGACCAATGCGCCCGGCGTGAAGTTCATCTGCCGCACCTCCTACGAGATGAGTGCGAGCGTGATGGGCAGTCCGTTCGACTACCCGATCTCGAGCCGGCTCGACGAAAACGATGCCGTGTTCATTCTCGACAAGGTGCTGGTGCCCTGGGAGAACGTCTTCGTCTATGGCGACATCGAGAAGGCCAACAATTTCTTCCCGCGCACCGGCTTTCTGCCGCGCTTCGTCGTGCATGGCTGCACGCGGCTTGCGGTCAAGCTCGACTTCATCAGCGGGCTTCTGCTGAAGGCGACGGAAGCCGCCGGCACCAAGGACTATCGCGGCGTGCAGGCCAATGTCGGCGAGGTCATCGCCTGGCGAAACCTGTTCTGGAGCTTGTCGGATGCGATGGTCAGGGATCCAAAGCCCTGGATCGGCGACTATGTGCTGCCGAACATGGATCCCGGCAATGCCTATCAGATCATCGCGACCATGGCCTACACCAAGGTGAAATACCTGATCGAGCAAACCGTGGCGTCAGGCCTGATCTATCTCAACAGCCATTCCAGCGACTTCAAGAACGGCGAGATCCGCCCCTACCTCGATCGTTATCTGCGCGGCTCCAACGGCTACAAGGCCGAAGAGCGGGTGAAGCTGCTCAAGTTGTTGTGGGACTGTCTCGGCAGCGAGTTCGGCGGCCGTCACGAGCTCTACGAGATCAACTATGGCGGCTCGACGGAAGAGATCCGCCGCTACTGCCTGTTCGGCGCACAGGCTTCCGGCAATGCCGACCGCTTCAAGGGCTTTGCCGAGGACTGCATGGCCGAATACGACCTCGACGGCTGGAAGGTGCCTGATCTCACCGACCCCGGCGAGCTCAGCTATCACATGATGAAGAAGTAA
- a CDS encoding VOC family protein translates to MSRIFGAVRQNGYIVRDIHAAMEHWIKIMGVGPWYYMDRVKTDYFRHRGVDSPVEMSIALANSGDLQIELIQQRNDAPSMYKEFLDRGREGLQHMSYWSTDYQALYDRALSLGYKVGHEGQIGGPQGRFAYFDTEAHPGTVIEISDISGAKGRFFEHVRQAALGWDGSRPIREVGGAKR, encoded by the coding sequence ATGAGCCGCATTTTCGGAGCCGTCCGCCAGAACGGATATATCGTCCGCGACATCCATGCCGCGATGGAGCACTGGATCAAGATCATGGGCGTTGGTCCCTGGTACTACATGGACCGGGTGAAGACCGACTATTTCCGGCATCGCGGCGTGGACTCGCCCGTCGAGATGAGCATCGCGCTCGCCAATTCCGGCGATCTCCAGATCGAGCTGATCCAGCAGCGCAACGACGCGCCGTCGATGTACAAGGAGTTCCTCGATCGCGGGCGCGAAGGGCTGCAACACATGTCCTACTGGAGCACGGACTACCAGGCGCTCTACGACCGCGCGCTGTCGCTCGGCTACAAGGTCGGCCATGAGGGCCAGATCGGTGGGCCGCAGGGACGCTTTGCCTATTTCGACACAGAGGCGCATCCCGGCACGGTGATCGAGATCTCCGACATCAGCGGCGCCAAGGGCCGGTTCTTCGAGCACGTCCGGCAGGCCGCGCTTGGGTGGGACGGCTCGCGGCCGATCCGCGAGGTCGGCGGCGCCAAGCGGTAA